A region from the Hippopotamus amphibius kiboko isolate mHipAmp2 chromosome 15, mHipAmp2.hap2, whole genome shotgun sequence genome encodes:
- the LOC130837199 gene encoding olfactory receptor 24-like, whose translation MEPRNQTSASEFILLGLSEKPEQETRLFALFLCMYVVVAMGNLLIILAISSDSHLHTPMYFFLANLSLVDFGLATNTVPKMLVNIQTKSKSIPYSCCLTQMYFFHFFGIVDSVLIAVMAYDRFVAICHPLHYTTIMSPRLCGLLASGPWVFSCFISLTHILLMAHLVFCGNNKIPHYFCDLTPLLRLSCTDTSVNKIFVFIVAGMVIATPFICILASYVHIIVVIMKVPSAGGRKKAFSTCSSHLSVVALLYGTTIGVYLCPSSVRTAVKEKASAVMYTAVTPMLNPFIYSLRNRDLKGALRNFISKKVISSS comes from the coding sequence ATGGAACCAAGGAATCAAACCAGTGCATCCGAATTCATCCTCCTGGGACTTTCAGAAAAGCCAGAACAGGAAACTCGCCTCTTTGCTCTGTTTCTCTGTATGTATGTGGTCGTGGCCATGGGAAACCTGTTGATCATCCTGGCCATCAGCTCAGattcccacctccacacccccatgtacttcttcttAGCCAATCTCTCCTTGGTGGATTTTGGCCTGGCCACCAACACTGTCCCCAAAATGCTGGTGAACATCCAAACCAAGAGCAAGTCAATCCCTTATTCCTGCTGCCTGACCCAAATGtacttcttccatttctttggcATCGTGGACAGTGTATTAATAGCCGTGATGGCTTATGACAGGTTCGTGGCTATATGTCACCCCTTACACTATACCACCATCATGAGCCCACGCCTCTGTGGCCTGCTGGCCAGTGGCCCATGGGTGTTTTCCTGCTTCATCTCCCTCACCCACATCCTCCTGATGGCCCATCTGGTTTTCTGTGGCAACAACAAAATTCCTCACTACTTCTGTGATCTCACTCCCCTCCTGCGACTTTCATGCACTGACACCTCTGTGAACAAGATCTTTGTGTTCATTGTGGCAGGGATGGTGATAGCCACACCTTTCATCTGCATCCTGGCCTCCTATGTTCACATCATTGTGGTCATCATGAAGGTGCCCTCTGCAGGTGGCAGGAAGAAAGCCTTTTCCACCTGTAGCTCCCACCTCTCTGTGGTTGCCCTCCTCTATGGGACCACCATTGGGGTCTATCTGTGTCCTTCATCTGTCCGCACAGCTGTGAAGGAGAAAGCATCTGCTGTGATGTACACTGCggtcacccccatgctgaacccctttaTCTATAGCCTGAGGAACAGAGACCTGAAGGGGGCCCTAAGGAATTTCATCAGTAAAAAAGTAATCTCATCTTCCTGA